Genomic DNA from Salinibacter pepae:
CGCCCAGCCAACTCGTCGTCCACAAGCAGGACCGCTCGGTGCAGGAGAGCTTCTCCTACGAGGCGGACGGGGCGTAGCCTTCGGTTCGGCCTGACCATCCCGTACGGCACGAAAGCGGCCATCCCTCCAGGGTCGGCCGCTTTTTTATACGTGTCTCCGCCGCCACACCGCTCAATGCCATCGACGCGTCCCCCCGCCTCATGCACGCCGGAAGCCTCCGCGAGAAGCTGGAGCAGTTCGACGAACAGTGGGCGCCCCGCATCGTTGCGGCAGTGAACGACCAACACGTCAAGCTCGCCAGGCTGGAGGGGCCGTTCGACTGGCACCACCACGACGGCGCCGACGAGTTTTTTCTCGTCCTCCATGGGCGACTAGTGATCGAGTTTCGGGACGCGGAGGATCGGCGGCTCAACGCGGGCGACTTTTGCGTCGTCCCGAGCGGCACCGACCACCGACCGGTCGCCCCCGAGGGGGAGGCGCACGTGCTCCTCGTGGAGCCCGCCGCCACCCGCAACACCGGGAATCTCGACACCGACCGCACGGTTGAGGATCCCGAATGGATTTGAGCCGCCGGCTCGGGGCGGGGCGGACCGCCGGGAGCGGCCCCGCGAGGCGCGCGCCGCCGCGTCTCCTCCACCGAGGGCAACGCGTTTTTCTTTTCCAGTTTCTTTTCCAGAGCGCCCGCCTCCTCATGATCCACCAGGACGTGCTCATGCGGCAGATCCGCCAGTTCACGAAGGCGATCGCCACGCTGCTGGGCCAGTCGTCCCGCGAACAGCCCGACGGCCTGCTGCAGGGGATCGATGAGGCCTGCCGCACCCACCTCGACGGGCGGGCCGAGGACCTGCGCACGCTGCCGCCCGACGCGCTGCTGGAGCTGTGCCACGAGAACGACCGGTTTGTGCCGGACGTGGCCCAGACCCTCGCCCGCGCCCTCCACCGGATGGGCGAAACCTACGAGTACCGGGACGACGCCGAGAAGGCCGGGGGCTGCTTCGCCCGGTCCCTCCTCCTCTACCGCCACCTCCTCCACGACCCGGACGCCCCGGTCTCCTGGCAGGCCGGCACGACCGTCGCCGCGCTGTCGAAACGGGTCGACGCGTTGCCCGTCGACGACGCCACCCTGGAGGCGCTGGCGGCGCTGCGGAACGGCGCGGAGTAAGGCGTCACAGCCAGAACGGGAAAGAATCGGAGACGCCGTCGTACGAAGTGCACGTCAACTATTGGTCACCACCGAAATAGTCATGCCTGATGACACCGCAGAACTCGCTGAACGCGCCAACGAAATCTTCGACCGCGTGATACGTCCGCAGGTCGACGTGGAGGAAGACGCCCAAAAGTACGTCGCCATCGACACCGAATCGGAAGACTTCGAAATCGACGCCGACCAGCGGGCCGCGTCGGATCGTCTGCTCGAACGCCATCCGGAAGCCCGAGGCCGCATCTTCTTTCGCCGCGTCGGCAGTCCCTACGCCCATTACTTCGGGGGAGGACTGCGGGAGGAGCGCGGTAAATGACCACCGGCTTCATCACCCCCGACCAGGAGCCCGCTCTGCGACTGGAGGTTGTCGGCCCGGAGGGGGCCCGTTCGTTCGAGGCGATCATCGATACCGGCTTCAATGGCGGTCTCGCCATTCCTCCAGCGTGGATCGAGGCCCTCGGTCTGCCCCGAGCTGGACACGAACAGATGGTGCTGGCGGACGGAAGCGTCACCGGCGCCTACCTGTACGACGGCTACGTGCTTCTCGATGAGGAGGCCCACGATGTCGTTGTGACCGAAGCGCCGGGAACGCCCCTTGCCGGGACGGACCTTCTCTGGGGATTCTCCCTCTGTATTGAGTTCCAGGTTGATGGGAGCGTCGAAGTCGACCCACTGCCGTCCCCTTCCTGAAGGACCGTTCAGCGCAAAGTCGAGACATCTTCCGGGACCTGTGTCGCGCATTCATGTCTCCTCTCACAGGACTCTGACGCCCCGATGTTGTGGCAGGTGGGCACCCACTGTCGCGGCGCTCGCGGAGCGATCCGATCCTGTTCGTAGCATCAAAGAAGAATTGAGGACCGGTCGACTGGTCAGATGTCTTGAGAATTGAGATTCTCAATGATGTCTTCGGGGTCTGATATCTGGTGAATTTCCTCTTCTAAAGTTTCGCCATCGCTTTCCGAGAGAAAGAACAGTGCCAGGAACAAAGCGAAGAGAGCTGTTGCTATCGCGTTTCCTGTCGTCGCTATCTCCATCGTCGGATCTACTACTGGTCTCAAGACCACTCCGAGAGAGGTTGAGGCTAAGACTCCATATATTTTTCTCCACTTGCTGAGCTGCCGGATTGATGTGATTGCTGCTTTCGAGGGCCGCCCTTTATCCAAGAGATACTGTATTTCAAGTGTAGTCAGTGCATATCCAAGCCGTCCAGGAACCTCTGTGCTCCCAGTTTCGGGATCAAAGGATAGAGGAATGCTTGGATCTCGATCTCCTTCCCCGCTGTCAGTGGGATGGTTTGACTGTTCGGTAACCACTGCGCAGTGGTGAGTCTTGTCGCCTTATCTCGGAGTGAGTGTGGTATAACTAACTGTTTTCGGTTTCGAATGCTATTTCCCTCTCTTCCCGCAACACTTTCGTGTTGGCAATCTCCTCAGAGAATAAAATTTCCTCCAGGCTATCGGATGGTCGTTCCTGGCCGTCAACAGTTACCTTCCAGAACGAGGAGTCGAACTCGTCTAGGTCAATAGAATTGGGTTTGGGACCAGCATTTACCCGAAATACCAAGAGGTTCTCCCCTGTCCCCACACGTTGGTAGGTCACGAGGAACCTGTCTTGAGAGATACGGACCACCTTCACTTTGAGGGTTTCGTCTTCGTAGGGAACTACAGTATCTCCGACGGAGATGTCAGCCTGTTCCATCATTTCCTGGGCCGTCTAGAGGTTGAATTTATGTGCTACGGTGGAAAATTACCGTACGATTTTACTTCCAGCGTTGTTGGCTCACTAACGCATTAACTTCGGTCGAGACCTGCACACTCCTACATTCACCCCTCCACCGCACTCGGCGCCCGAAACTGATACGACGCGAGGCGCCGATAGAGCCCGCCTGCCTCCATCAGCTCCGCATGCGTGCCGCGCTGCACGATGCGGCCGTCGTCGAGCACGAAGAGGCGGTCGGCCGTCTGGACGGTGGAGAGGCGATGCGCGATGATGAACGTGGTGCGCCCCTCCATGAGCCGCTCCAGGGCCTCCTGCACGAGCGCCTCCGAGGCGGAGTCGAGGGACGAGGTGGCCTCGTCCAAGAGCAGCAGGCGCGCGTCGCGCAGCAGGGCCCGGGCGATGGCGACGCGCTGGCGCTGCCCCCCACTCAGCTTCACGCCCCGCTCGCCCACCTCGGCGTCGTAGCCGTCGGGCAGGTCCACGATGAAGTCGTGCGCGTTGGCGGCGCGGGCCGCCTCGGCCACCGCCTCGTCGGACGCGTCGAGCCGCCCGTAGCGGATGTTCTCCCCGATGGTGGCGTTGAAGAGGTGCACCTCCTGCGAGACGGACGCGATCTGGGCACGCAGGGACCGCCGCGTGACGCGGCGCAGGTCATGGTCGTCGACGCGGACACGCCCCTCCTGGGGGGCGTAGAAGCGAGGGATCAGGCTCATGAGGGTCGACTTGCCCGCACCGCTCGGCCCCACGAGGGCGACCGTCTCGCCCGCCGCCACGTCGAGCGAGAGGTCCTTGAGCACCGGCTGGCCCTCGTCGTAGGCGAAGGTCACGTCGTCGAGGCGCACCCGGCCGTCGATCGGGGGCAGGTCGACGGCGTCCGGGGCGTCGCGGAGGTGGGGCTCGGTGTCGAGCAGGTCGAACAGGCGCTCCGTGGCCCCCGCGGCGCTGTTAAACGTGGAGTAGAGCTGCGACATGCTGCTCACGCTCCGCGCGATGTTGAAGGCGTAAAACACGAACGCCACGAGGTCCCCCTCCGTGAGCCGCCCAGCCAGCACCTCGATGCCGCCGTACCAGAAGATCGCCACGAGGGCGGCGAAGAAGAGCAGCCCCACCGTCGACTCGAACAGGGCCGTCACGACCACGCGGTAGCGCGCCGTGCCGAAGAGGTCCTCCACCGCCTCGTTGTAGCGGTCCACCTCGTAGTCGGACCGCGCAAACGCCTTGACGACGCGGACGGACGCAAGGGCCTCCTCCGCCACGGCCGTCGTGTCGGCCAGCCGGTCCTGGATGTCGCGGGCGAGCGTCCGAATCTTGCGCCCGAAGTAGATCGCAAACCCGGTGACGGCCGGCACGATGAGGAAGATGATGAGGCTGAGGCGCCAGTTGAGCACCACCATGAGCGCCACCGACCCCACCAGCGAGAGCGACTGGGTCAGGAAGTTGGGAAGCGCGTCCGTCACCGCGCTCCGCACCGAGCCTACGTCGTTGGTGAGACGCGAGGTGAGGTCGCCCGTCCGGCGGTCGGTAAAGAACCGCAGGCTCTGCCGGTGGAGGTGCCGGTACACCTTCTTGCGCAGGTCCGCAACCACGCGCTCGCCGGTCCACCCCAGCAGGTACTTGCCCCCAAAGGCCGCCGCGGAGCGGGCCAGGAAGAGGCCGATCAGCACCAGGGTGAGAAGGTCGAGCAGGGCCCGGTTCTCTTGCTGAAAGACTGCGTCTACGAGCTCGCGCAGGCCCAGCGGCACGACGAGCGCCACCGCCGCCCCCACCACGGTGAGCACCACGGCCCCGACGAGGCGGGCCCGGTAGGGCCACCCGAGGCGAAGGATGCGCCGGAGGGACGTCCACAGCCGCTCGGGGCGGAGCGACGGCTCTTCGGACGTGGACTCGGACTCCGGCATGGGCGATGCGGACGGCGTTTTGATCGTACGTGTCGGACTCAGTGAGTCAACCTTTTCTGCGACGGCAGGGATTCGCGGGGGGCGTTCTCGTTTGGGAAAAAGACGCCAAACCAGTTGCCTAGCGCCGCGAATGGAGGCAGGTCGGCGCCCTGACTCGTTTCTCCAAACGGCCCCTCGACTGTGAAGCTGTGCGCAACAACCACGGGGCGTGCGTGTGCAAAGGCCAGGCTCGTGTCCCCCGCCCACTACCGCCCCCCCATGCGCTTCCCTACGCCATTTGTCTTGCTTCTCCTCGCGGTCGGACTCCTCGGGGCCTGTGCCACCGCCGGCGGCGCCCTGTTCGACGACGGCCGCGGGTCGTACGTCCAGGAAAACGCGCTGTCGGGCAAAGACAGCGTCCACGTGATGGAGGGCCGCATCTACCGCGGCATGCCGATCGACCACGCGCTGGCGGCCCTGGGGCCGCCCGCCAGCCAAGACACGACGACGGCCGACGGCGAGACGCGCGTCGAGTACGTGTACCGGTCCCGCCCCAATGCCTTCGACCCCGGCAACGTCCCCCGGGCGTACGTCTACGCGGAGGAGCAGACAGTGACCGACTGGACGGGCCTCGACCGGATCCCCCGCTTCGACGCGTACTACGAGGGCGGGATGTAGGGGCACCTCCCCACCCGGCCTACCAGAACCGCAGCAGACTCACGCCGACGCTCAGGCCGGACGCGTCGAGCCGCTTGGTGAGGTCGAGGCGCAGGGTATCCTCAAGCAGGCCGTTGACCGAGAGGCCCACCTCGTGGTGGAATCCGTCCGCCCGTTGAACCGCCGTGCCGCGCCGTTGAAGCCGCTGCTCGGTGCCGTCGTCAATCCAGGTGCGCCCGTGGCCGCCGTGCAGGAGGAGCTCAATGTCCTGCTCGACCGGCGCCTGCCACCCAAGGAGCTCGAAGGGCACCGTGCGGAAGTTGTGCTCCCAGAACAGGGCCACGTGGTGCTCGCCCTGGTACGGGCGATCGTCGAGCGTGCGGAGCGCCCCGAACGGCGTGTAGGGCTGCGGGCTCGCCTCGATCACGCCGAAGCGCTGTAGGGGGAGGGCCCCGAACGACGCCCCGGCGTCGATCCGAAGATCCAACGCGTTGGGACGGAAGCGGCGCTGGAAGAAGGTTTCGATGCGGGCATCGGCCACCGCCTCCACTCGCGTGAAGTCGAAGTCGCTCGCCGCAAGCCCTGGATCGCTGTGCTCCACGGACCCCTGCAGGCGGTTGATCGGGAGAACGCCGAGCAGCCCGCCGTCGCCCAGCGTGGCGGTGAGCGCGACCGACCGCAACCAGCCGTCCCCCACCGCGGGGTTCACCGGCTGCGTGACGGAGCGGCCGAGGGCATTGTAGTCTGTGCTCTTCGCGACGGAGAAGTGGCGCTCGTTGCGAAGCCGGAGGGCGAGGCCCAGGTTGGGACTGGAGAAAGCGTGCCGGACGGACACGTGGAGGCGCTCATTGCCGAAGTAGTCGAAGTAGTCCGGCGCCCCTGCGAGCGTCCAGAGGCTGTTTGAGAGGCGTGCCCAGAGCGGGGCGATGCGGGAGCGGGCCCGGTAGCGCGGCTCGATGCCGTAGTGGTACCCGGCGGACAGGGTCGTATTGTCGCCCAATGGCAGGGTGGCGTCGCCCCCGTACGACCACTGCGTGGATCCCGACGGGCCGGTGTTGTAGCCGCCCCGCCCCGTGACGGCGAGCGGCCCGACGCCGAGGTCGAGTCGCAGGCCAACGTGCCCCCCCTCCACGCGGTTGAAGCGAAGAATCGGAAGCCCGCCCTCTACGTCGACGAACGAGGCAGTTGCCTCGTCGCCGGCCCCATCCGTCGTGTCGGACGCGGCCGTCTCGTCCGCGTCCCCTCCAAAGCTGATCCCTCCCTCCTCGACGAGACCGAGGTCTTGAAGCCATCCGTAGAGCCCGCCCGGGTCGAATGCGTCCTGCACCGTATCGGTGCTGTCGATCTGCTCGTACGCCGTCTGCTCGTCCTGCGAGTACGGCACGAACGGGCCGCCCTCCAGCGAGTCGGGCTGGGCGCTGGAAAGGGCCGGAATGCCCACTGTGCTATCGGCACGCACCGCGACCTCGTCGGTCTCGCCGTCGGCGCCGTAGAGCGAATCGGGAAGCGGCTCGTTGATCTGATACTCGTTCAGGCGGCTGACCTGACGAATGCGAATGTCGGAGAGCGAAATAAGCGCGGACAACTGCACGTCTAGGTCGCGGCGGGCCCGGAAGTCGACGGGCAGCCAGTACGGCCCGCCGAAGTTGGAGAATTGCTGCTCGAAGGTGATATCGACCTCCTTTAGCACCCGCGACGTGCTCAGCGAGGGGGTGGGGCGGAGTTGGGCTTCGAGCAGGGCGTAGGCGCTGTCGAGCACCGTCACGGTGCCCCGGAACGTGGACGAGAGGCGATTGGCCGGCTCCACCTCGATGCGGAAGGCCTGCCGTCCGTCGATGGCGCGCGTGGTGTCGAGCGTAAAGTCGTAGTAGTCGAGCGCGTCCGGGTGGGTGACGCCGACCATCTGATTCCCGAAGACCCCGACGTTGTCCTCGTACAGGTTGAGGACCGTCGCGGCGGCGGGGAGGGCCGACTCGGCAATGCCCTGCAGGTTGGCGGTGCCGCGCTGGGAGCGCACCACCTCTCGGGTGCCCCGCTCCGCGTCCCAGAACGCGGTGGTCTGGCTTTCGGCCACGGCGACAATCGCCGTGTCATTGGCCAGCGTGAACCGGTTGTACGCCTCCACCGAATAGCGTTTGAGCGCCGGCCACCACGCCTGCTTGTTCTCAATCACGCGCCGCATGATGGTCTCGCCGGGGTTTCCGGAGCCCGTCACCTGGACCTCGTCCATCTGCACGGTCGAGGGCGCTAGGCGAAAGGTCTGCCGCGGCGGCGTGTCGGTAGTGATGCGGCGGCGGGCGGACTCATAGCCGACGTAGCGCACGACGACGGTGGCCGGCAGGCTGTCGAGCGCCAGGGTGTACTGCCCGTCCACGTTCGTGATGGTGCCCTGGTACGTGTCCGCGATGCGGAGATTGGCCTGCGGCAGGGGGTCGCCGGTCTCCGCGTCCACCACGCGTCCCTCCAGGAGGGCGGCGGTTGTGTCCTGCGCGTGGGCGGCGGTCGGGCCGACTGCCAGCGGGAGAAGGGGCAGTAGGACAAGGTAGAAAAGACGCAGGGCGGTGCGTCGGGCCATGGGTCAGCTCCAGGGATCGTCCACGGGAATCCAGTCGAGGGCGAGTGGGTCGCGTCGCCTATCCAATCGAGATGTCCGCGCCCGCCAGCGCCGGTTCCTCCACCGTTTCCTCGCGCTCCAGCTTTCCGTCGCGGAGGTGGATGACGCGGCGGGCGTGATGGGCGATGGCCTTCTCGTGGGTCACGAGCAGAATGGTATTGCCCTGCCGGTGGAGCCCCTCCAGGAGCTCCATGATCTCGTCGCCGGTCTCGGTGTCGAGGTTGCCAGTCGGCTCGTCGGCCAGCAGGAGCGCGGGGCGGTTCACGAGGGCCCGGGCCGTCGCCACGCGCTGGCGCTGCCCCCCCGACAGCTCGTTGGGGCGGTGGTCCAGGCGGTCGCCGAGCCCCACGCTGCGGAGCGCCTCCGCCGCCCGCTCGCGCCGGTCGCGCTTCGACATGCCGGCGTAGATGAGCGGCAGCTCGGCGTTGCGCAGGCAGTTGACGCGGGGCAGCAGGTTGAACGTCTGAAAGACGAACCCAATCTCGTGGTTGCGGATCTCCGCGAGCTCATCGTCGGAGAACGTGCTCACGTCCTCGCCCCGGAGGTGATAGGTGCCGCTCGTGGGCGTGTCGAGGCACCCGAGCATATTCATGAACGTCGACTTCCCCGAGCCGGAGGGCCCCATGACGGCCACGTAGTCGCCTTCTTCGATCGAGAGCGTGACGCCATCGAGCGCCCACACTTCCTGGCTCCCCATCATGTATCGCTTCTTCAGCCCGTTCACTTCGATGAGGGCCCGGTCCGACGCGTTGGTCGGGGCCCCGTTGGCGGCGAGTGCTTCCATGGCGGTCGCGGATGTGCTATGAGCAAAACGGGTGCGCGGACGTCGTGTGTCCAGTCTCGGTCGCCCTCGGCTGTAAGGTTGGCCCCCCGGCGGGGCCATGCACCGGCCCTCGCCGGGCTCCTCCTACTGGGTCATGGCGATGGTTTCGCCCGACGGGCCGCCCTCGTCGCCGGTTTGGATCTTCATCCCGGGCTCCAGCTCGCGGCTGACGGCACTGTACGGCCCGGTGATGACCGTCTCGCCCCCCTCCAGGCCGGCCGTAATTTCCATGTACGTGTCGTCGGCGATGCCGGTGTTCACCTCCACCATCCGGGCCGAGTCGCCCGCCGCCACGAACACGACGCGGCGCAGGTCCTCCACCGCCCCGTCGCCCTGTGCGGCCGCGCCGGACGCGTCGCCGGAACGCGTCTTGGCGAAGTCGCGCACGGTGACGGCCTGGATGGGCACGGCCACCGCCTCCTCCGCGGTCTCGGTGTAGATGTCGACCGCCCCACTCATGCCGGGGCGAATCACCGGCGAGCGTGCGCCCTCGCGTGGGACCTCGGGGCGCGCAATGGCGCCCTCATCGCCGCTCGTAAGCCCGGTGTTGGGGTTGTCGAGCACCCGGATCGTGACGGGGAAATTGGTCACCTCGTTCTGGCTTCCCTCGTTCTGGATGCGGGCCGAGTTGGCGATCTCCGTGACGGCCCCCTGGAAGGAACGGTCGGGGTGCGCGTCGAACTCGATCGTGGCGGAGTCCCGTGACGCAACGTTCACCACGTCGCCCTCGTTGACGTCCACCTCCAGCTCCATCTGCCCGAGCCGCGACACGCGCATCATTTCGGTTCCGGCCCGCTGCTGGGTCCCCACCACGCGCTCGCCCTCCTCCACTTCGAGCCGCGTGAGCGTGCCCGACATGGGGGCGTAGATGCGGGTCTTCTGGAGCTGCTCGCGGGCGTCCTGCAGGTCGGCCCGCGCGCTCTCGACCCGGAAGCGCGCCGCCCGCAGCTGCGCCACGGCCTGCTCGTACGTGGACTTGGCGTCCTCAAAGTCGCTCGCCGAGACGACCTCCTTCTCGTACAACTTCTTCTGTCGGTCGTAGGTGCGGCGGGCCTGCACCGAGTCGGCCTTGCGCTGGGCGAGGGTGGCCTTCGCCTCCGAGACGCCCGCCTCGGCCCGCTCCACGGCGGCCCGGTAATCGTCGGCCTTGAGGCGGGCGAGCAGGTCGCCCTGCTGCACCACGTCGCCCTCCTTCACGGGGAGCTCCACGATCTCCCCCGACACGTCGGGGCTGATCTCGACCTCCACCTCGGGCTGGGCGCGGCCGAAGGCCGTCACCACCTCGGTGATGGTGCGGCGCTCGGCCCGCTCCGACTCGACCTGCAGGCCGCGCTCACCGCCGCCAAACCACCCCAGTTGCCACCCGAGGCCCCCAGCAACGAGGAGGACGAGCAGCAGGCCGCCGCCCGCGTACAACATGCGATTCGAGGTGCTCTTCGAGGAGGCCATGGCTGAGAAAATCTCTGTTCTGTAGAGAGGCACGAAAAGGACGGTGGGGCTCTACGGCTCGGCCGGCGCGCCCAGGAGGGGCGCAGACGGGGAGAGCCGTCCCACATTGTAGTCGATCCGCTTCTGCTGGAAGAAGAGCTCGTATCGGGCCCGCACCTGCTGGCTGGCCGCATCGACGTAGTCGCGAATCGCATTCTGCAGCTCCACGATGTCGGCGGACCCGAGCTCGTAGCGCTCCTGGGCGGCCGTGCGGGCCCGCTCGGCGGCCCGGAGGCGCTTGTTCGCCGCCTCCAGCTGCTGCACCGCATTCCGGTAGTCGAGGTACGACTGCCGCACCTGCAGGGCAATCTCCTGGCGCTGGTCCTGGAGCGCATACTCGGCGTCCTGCGCCTGCACCTGGGCCTGCTCCACCTGGTTGCTGCGCTGGAGCCGGTCGAAGAGGGGAATGCTGATGGACAGCGAGAGGCCGCCGCCCCGGTTTACGTCGAGCTGGTTGGCGAAGTCGTCGCTCGCATTTCCCGCCACCCCCCTGCTCGACCAGTCCGTCCCGTAGCTTCCGCTCAGCGACAGGGTGGGGTAGTAGGCCGACCGCGCAGACCGGACGCCCTGTTCGGCCGCCCGCCGCTCGGCCTCCGCCACGCGCAGGTCCAGGCGCTTCCGGAACGCCTCGTCGATCAGGGCGGGCAGCTCCTGCCGGCTGGAGTCCAGGGTTGCCCCCTCCAAATCGGGCACGCGGAAGTCGTAGGCCTCCCGGGGGTTGAGCTGGAGGGTCTGGATGAGCCGGGTCTGGGTGACCTCCCGCTCCCGCTTCCCCTGCAGGAGCTGCTGCTCGGCATCGGCCAGGTCGGCCTCGGCGGTGAACAGGTCCGACTCGGGCCGGGAGCCCGCCTCCACGAACTGCTCAATCTGCCGGAGGCGCTGGCGCTGGGCCGCCACCTGCTCCCGCCGCACCCGCACGATCTCGCGGCTCTCGACCAGCGCAATGAACCGGTCCATCACGTCGAACACGACCTCCCGCCGCGTGCGCTTCAGGTTGGTCTGGTCCGCCCCCGCCTGCTCGCGGGCCCCCCGGAGGGAGGAAATGTTCTCGAACCCGTTGAAGAGCGTGATGCTCGACCGGCCGCTCAGGTTGAAAAAGTCCGTCGACTGCGTGGTGAAATCGCCCGTCACCTGACTAAAGTTGCGCCCGACGCGCCGCGTGACGTCCGAATCGATACTCAGATTGGGCGCAAAGTCCATCCACTCGGACCGCACCTGCACGTTGGACTGCCGGGCCTGGGCCTGGGCCCGCTTGATGTTGGTGTTCTGGTCGAGGGCGGTGCGCACCGCCTCGTCGAACGTGACCTGCGTGGTGTCTTGCGGCGGCTGCATCTGCGCGGTCGCCGGGGCGACCCCGAACGCGAGGAGGACGGCGAGGAGGCTCAGCCCAGCCGAGACGGGACGGAAGAGGGGAAGTCGTCGCATAGAAAATGTCGAGAATGAGGTAAGAACACGAAGGGTCGGCGCCGACCGCTACTCGTACCGGAGGGACTCGATGGGGTCGAGGCGGGCGGCCTTGTAGGCCGGGTAGCCGCCGAAGACGATGGCCAGCAGGGTGACGCCCCCCACGGCAATGGCCGCCCACATCCACGGGAAGGAGGGACTGATGTCCCAGTAGAGGGCCGCCAGGTTGCCGCCCAGCCCCCCCAGCACAATGCCGATCAGGCCCCCAATCTGGCACAGGATGATCGCCTCCAGCAGAAACTGGCCCAGGATGTTGCGCCACTTCGCCCCCACCGCCTTGCGGATGCCAATCTCTTTCGTTCGTTCGGTCACGGAGACGAGCATGATGTTCATGATGCCCACCCCGGCGGCCAGCAGGGAGATGAGCCCCACGAGCGCCCCGCCCGTCGTGAGCGTGCTCGTGAACTGGCCGAAGGTGCTGCGGAGAAAGTCGCTCGACTCGATGTTGAACGTGCTGGGGGCGCCGGGCGCCACCTGCCGAATGACCCGCAACTGGCTTCGCACCTCGTCTTCCGCGGCCGTCAGTTGGCGGGGCGAGGCGGCCCGGATGCGCGTGTCGTCCATGTTGCGGCCGCCGCTTCCGTACGCCCCCGCAAGGTGCGTGAGGGGGGCGTACACCCGCGTGTTCGGGCTCCGAAACAGCCCCGCCTTCTCGGCCAGGACCCCCACCACCTCCAGCCGCACCCGCCCGATTCGCACCTGCTGGCCGAGTGGGCTGACGGCCGGGAAGAGCACGTCGGCCACCTCCGACCCAA
This window encodes:
- a CDS encoding TolC family protein codes for the protein MRRLPLFRPVSAGLSLLAVLLAFGVAPATAQMQPPQDTTQVTFDEAVRTALDQNTNIKRAQAQARQSNVQVRSEWMDFAPNLSIDSDVTRRVGRNFSQVTGDFTTQSTDFFNLSGRSSITLFNGFENISSLRGAREQAGADQTNLKRTRREVVFDVMDRFIALVESREIVRVRREQVAAQRQRLRQIEQFVEAGSRPESDLFTAEADLADAEQQLLQGKREREVTQTRLIQTLQLNPREAYDFRVPDLEGATLDSSRQELPALIDEAFRKRLDLRVAEAERRAAEQGVRSARSAYYPTLSLSGSYGTDWSSRGVAGNASDDFANQLDVNRGGGLSLSISIPLFDRLQRSNQVEQAQVQAQDAEYALQDQRQEIALQVRQSYLDYRNAVQQLEAANKRLRAAERARTAAQERYELGSADIVELQNAIRDYVDAASQQVRARYELFFQQKRIDYNVGRLSPSAPLLGAPAEP
- a CDS encoding efflux RND transporter periplasmic adaptor subunit, producing the protein MASSKSTSNRMLYAGGGLLLVLLVAGGLGWQLGWFGGGERGLQVESERAERRTITEVVTAFGRAQPEVEVEISPDVSGEIVELPVKEGDVVQQGDLLARLKADDYRAAVERAEAGVSEAKATLAQRKADSVQARRTYDRQKKLYEKEVVSASDFEDAKSTYEQAVAQLRAARFRVESARADLQDAREQLQKTRIYAPMSGTLTRLEVEEGERVVGTQQRAGTEMMRVSRLGQMELEVDVNEGDVVNVASRDSATIEFDAHPDRSFQGAVTEIANSARIQNEGSQNEVTNFPVTIRVLDNPNTGLTSGDEGAIARPEVPREGARSPVIRPGMSGAVDIYTETAEEAVAVPIQAVTVRDFAKTRSGDASGAAAQGDGAVEDLRRVVFVAAGDSARMVEVNTGIADDTYMEITAGLEGGETVITGPYSAVSRELEPGMKIQTGDEGGPSGETIAMTQ
- a CDS encoding ABC transporter ATP-binding protein, whose protein sequence is MPESESTSEEPSLRPERLWTSLRRILRLGWPYRARLVGAVVLTVVGAAVALVVPLGLRELVDAVFQQENRALLDLLTLVLIGLFLARSAAAFGGKYLLGWTGERVVADLRKKVYRHLHRQSLRFFTDRRTGDLTSRLTNDVGSVRSAVTDALPNFLTQSLSLVGSVALMVVLNWRLSLIIFLIVPAVTGFAIYFGRKIRTLARDIQDRLADTTAVAEEALASVRVVKAFARSDYEVDRYNEAVEDLFGTARYRVVVTALFESTVGLLFFAALVAIFWYGGIEVLAGRLTEGDLVAFVFYAFNIARSVSSMSQLYSTFNSAAGATERLFDLLDTEPHLRDAPDAVDLPPIDGRVRLDDVTFAYDEGQPVLKDLSLDVAAGETVALVGPSGAGKSTLMSLIPRFYAPQEGRVRVDDHDLRRVTRRSLRAQIASVSQEVHLFNATIGENIRYGRLDASDEAVAEAARAANAHDFIVDLPDGYDAEVGERGVKLSGGQRQRVAIARALLRDARLLLLDEATSSLDSASEALVQEALERLMEGRTTFIIAHRLSTVQTADRLFVLDDGRIVQRGTHAELMEAGGLYRRLASYQFRAPSAVEG
- a CDS encoding ABC transporter ATP-binding protein, translating into MEALAANGAPTNASDRALIEVNGLKKRYMMGSQEVWALDGVTLSIEEGDYVAVMGPSGSGKSTFMNMLGCLDTPTSGTYHLRGEDVSTFSDDELAEIRNHEIGFVFQTFNLLPRVNCLRNAELPLIYAGMSKRDRRERAAEALRSVGLGDRLDHRPNELSGGQRQRVATARALVNRPALLLADEPTGNLDTETGDEIMELLEGLHRQGNTILLVTHEKAIAHHARRVIHLRDGKLEREETVEEPALAGADISIG
- a CDS encoding DUF5686 and carboxypeptidase-like regulatory domain-containing protein, with the translated sequence MARRTALRLFYLVLLPLLPLAVGPTAAHAQDTTAALLEGRVVDAETGDPLPQANLRIADTYQGTITNVDGQYTLALDSLPATVVVRYVGYESARRRITTDTPPRQTFRLAPSTVQMDEVQVTGSGNPGETIMRRVIENKQAWWPALKRYSVEAYNRFTLANDTAIVAVAESQTTAFWDAERGTREVVRSQRGTANLQGIAESALPAAATVLNLYEDNVGVFGNQMVGVTHPDALDYYDFTLDTTRAIDGRQAFRIEVEPANRLSSTFRGTVTVLDSAYALLEAQLRPTPSLSTSRVLKEVDITFEQQFSNFGGPYWLPVDFRARRDLDVQLSALISLSDIRIRQVSRLNEYQINEPLPDSLYGADGETDEVAVRADSTVGIPALSSAQPDSLEGGPFVPYSQDEQTAYEQIDSTDTVQDAFDPGGLYGWLQDLGLVEEGGISFGGDADETAASDTTDGAGDEATASFVDVEGGLPILRFNRVEGGHVGLRLDLGVGPLAVTGRGGYNTGPSGSTQWSYGGDATLPLGDNTTLSAGYHYGIEPRYRARSRIAPLWARLSNSLWTLAGAPDYFDYFGNERLHVSVRHAFSSPNLGLALRLRNERHFSVAKSTDYNALGRSVTQPVNPAVGDGWLRSVALTATLGDGGLLGVLPINRLQGSVEHSDPGLAASDFDFTRVEAVADARIETFFQRRFRPNALDLRIDAGASFGALPLQRFGVIEASPQPYTPFGALRTLDDRPYQGEHHVALFWEHNFRTVPFELLGWQAPVEQDIELLLHGGHGRTWIDDGTEQRLQRRGTAVQRADGFHHEVGLSVNGLLEDTLRLDLTKRLDASGLSVGVSLLRFW
- a CDS encoding cupin domain-containing protein translates to MHAGSLREKLEQFDEQWAPRIVAAVNDQHVKLARLEGPFDWHHHDGADEFFLVLHGRLVIEFRDAEDRRLNAGDFCVVPSGTDHRPVAPEGEAHVLLVEPAATRNTGNLDTDRTVEDPEWI